DNA from Kitasatospora acidiphila:
GACAGGTCCTGGACCAGCTTGCCGCGCCCGGCGAACTGCCCAGCCCGATCCTTGCCGAATGGCCGCAGACCGGGGTACGGGGAGGGGGTGTCGCGGCTGCTCGGCCCCTTGAGTGCGCGCTGCGATTCGGCGAAGTTGTAGTTGTGGTAGTCCCCGGCAACCTGGGTGATTGAGCTGTTCCCGTGCGCGACCGCCGACTGCTCGACATGGTGCGGCCGGTGGTCACTGCTCTCCCCTTTCGAAGGCTCCTCAGCTGGCGGCGTCACGGCTCGACCACTTCACGTTCCCGGCCGCCTGGACGATAGTGCTGTGGTCCGACGCCTCCGCCCGCTGGATCACCGTGGTGTGCGATGCCGAGGGTCGGGGCTCGTTGAGCAATGGTCGCCACTCCTCGTCCAGGATCCGCTGGAGTTCAGGGACCAGGGACGGATACCGGTTGAGCAGCCGGCGCAGCTTGCGCTGCCAGTCGTCGGCCAGAACCGTTTCGAGCCGCTCGTCCCCTGCCTCCCGCGCGGCGAGCAACTCGGCGCGCACGTCCGACAACTCCTCGGCCACCGCAGCCTCCTGAGTCGGATGCACGCAATGCCAGAGCGCTACGGCGGAGTCCTTTACCTGGTGCCACGCATCAGTCGCCATGGCGTTCACCAGCGTCGTTCCGGCTGCACTGATCAGCCCGTCTACGGCAAGCGGGTCCATGCAACTCCTCCACAACACAGTGGCGTTGGGCATATGTGCTAACGCTAGTGGATGCACAGTGTTTATGCTGCGACCTGATCGGGGCGGCGTCGCAACCAAGCTGATGCCAACGGGAAGTGGGGAGCCATACCCGACGGTGTTGCCAGCATCGAGGCGGGCCGCGAACAACAGCAACCGGCCCTCGCCCCGGGCTCACGCTGATAGGCCCTGCGCTCGCCCATGTCTACAGCAATCCGCATCTCCACTGGACGTCACCCCCCTGGGCTGGCAGCCGACTTCGAAACAATGGACAAACCGCTCAGACCCTCACAGAACTCCCTCTGAGAGACGGGGGTGTCCCCCGCCTTCTTCTTGTCCTTCTTCCAGAGCTTGACCCTCGGCGTGTAGCTGTCACCCTTCTTGATGATGGTGACACTGAGCAGGGTCGCCACCTGGGGCCGGTCGTCGAGGACGAAGTCGGTGATCCTCCGACCTGTGCGCGTGTCGTACAGGTGCCGGAGCCCGTCGCTGTCTTGCGAACCCCGGATCCTCAGGCTGGCGAAGTCCCCTCGGGTGACATCGAACTCGGTGGTGAGATTGAGGAGGCGAAAGCCGCGAACGATGGGGGCGGCAGGTGCGATGCCCTGGCTCCGCCAGTCCGGTGCGATGTTGGGCATGGGCCGGGGATCGCCTTCAACCACGAAGCGCTGGACGTCGATGCGCCCGAGCTGGCCGAGCACGGTCTCCAGCGTCCGCCAGACCAATTCCTTCGTCTCTTCGGTGACGGTGTGCAGGAGCTCGCGCTCCACCGTCAGGACCGCCTCGTACGTGGCCTCCGTCCAGCCGTCACCCGGCATGGGATGGAAAAAGCCGCCGTCGCGGCGCAGGGTCAGAACCGCGGTGCGCAGCAGATCGCGTGCGCTCTCCTCGCCGGCGCAGTCGAGGAGGCTGTAGGTCTGGCCCAGGACCAGGTCGAGCTTGCCCGTGTCCTCATCGCCCAGCGGCAACGGGACCAACGGGCCTGTCGGCGCGACGCGGACCGGGGTGTACAGCGGGCGGCCGGAAACGAACTCGTAGGAGCGCAAGCCCCATCCGTCCGGTGCCAGAAGCCGGTTCAGCTCCTTGACGTGCCCGGTCGCCTCCTCGACATCGGCCACCACCTCGGGATGGACCACCCGTGCCAGAAAGGCGAGCAACACCTCATCCGCTCCGTGGGAGAGCCCCAGCCTGAGATCCTCGAAGATCCAGTCGTCGGGAAGGTCGAAGTTGTTGAACCGGTGCTGCTGGATATCGGCGCGGACAGTCGGGAGCTGGCTGTTCTCTGACGGCGGCCGGTCGAGGTCGTAGAGGTCCTCAAGAAACGTGACTTCGTCCAGCTTTCCCCACCAGGGACTCGACAGCCCGCGCAGATACTTGAAGATGTCTTGCCGCGTCACCGCCGTGATCTCGGGTCGTGCATGTGCCGGGGCGGGGTCACTGGACGTCATGCCTCCATGATGGACGGCCGGTATGCCAGGAGGCGGGCTATCGGGAGATTCCGATTCGCGCGGGCGTCAAGGAGTCTGGCTGGCTGCGAGAACGTCGCAGCATTTCCAGGCGAGGCCGGGGTGCCGGCAAAGGTCTGCCCGTCCTCAACGTCCCTCCATGCACACGGCGTTGTGGGAGAGGGCATCTCCCACAACAATGTGCCGTGCGCCCACGGACTGAGGTCAGCCTGTGCTTGCGAAAGCGACCGCGTTCGAGGCCCACCCATCCCACGACCCGCTCGGGCCGACGATGATCCAGGGCAGCCGGCCTACACCGAGCTCCCGGCGCTCTCCAGTTGCCCTGCGCGTACTTCGAGTTCGGCAGGTAGGACTTCTCAATTCCCCTTGTCAACGCGCCGGGCGCCGCTGATTAGGCTTCGACCATGTCGAGTCAACACCGGGCGGCAGGTTCCGCTGACGACCAGCTGTCGATCACCGAGGCCCTGATCGACTTGCCATTCCCCCTTCAAGAGGAGAGCTCGCTGAGGGAAGGCGGTTGGAGCGGGCCTGGCTTTCACCTGGCCGTCCTCCGGGAGAGCCAGGACTTCTGGGACGATCGGAGCGAAGAGATCACCGAGGCGGCCGAGCAAGAACTGGAGTCCGATCTCGCCGTACTGGCTGCGACTTTGACCGGCCGCTGGGGCAATCCGACGTTGGTGGACCTGTGGCCGTATCTCGGGCTCGACCATCCCGACCCCGACTACGCGGCGCCCGAGCCGCTCTCCTTCCTGAGCATGGTCGCCGGCAGCATGTGGGTATGGCGGTTGCCGGCCGCCGACCGTTGGCTCGCGTTGACCATCGGCCAGGCTGATCCGGAGTTTCCGTTTCAACTGCTTGCTGCCGTAGGTGAGGCGGCCTCGCTCCGCGACGACGCCGGTGGTCATGGCGGGTGAGTTCGTCAGCGTATGGGGCCAGCGCCGCAGGGCGCCGGCTTGCACTCAGCCGCACTGGATCACGGGCGGCTGGCTTGGTAGGACCGTCCGTCGCGCAGGAGAGCCCAGAGGACGTTGACACGTCGGCGGGCGAGGGCGAGTACAGCCTGGGCATGTGTCTTGCCTTCCGCGCGTTTGCGGTCGTAGTAGCGGCGGGAGTCCGGGTAGCAGGTGATGCTACTCAAGAATCGGGCTGGCGCAGTTCCGAGGTGAGGCCCACTAGCGCATTCTCCCGCCTGCCAGACCCAAGTGACGGCTTTTCGGGCAACTGCGCCCGGTGCTGGTCTACGTCGACAAATCGCCCCTTGGTGGATGGTTCTGGGGCCCGGGCCTCGCCCGTCAGCCACGGCGGTGCCGCGCGTGCCTACGGGCGGGCGGAGGCGGGCCAGCCGCGCGGCCGGCTACGGCTGTGCGGCGGAGCCACCCTCGCGCCGCCCGCTACCCCGACTTGTTCTTGAACGTCTCCTCGATCAGCCACAGGGCACTCTCAGGACCGTTGCCGATCGCCACGGACGCGCGGATCGCAACGCACGCCGCACGCGAAGCGCGCTGAGCCATCGTCCCTGACTTGTCGGCTCGTCGGCCGGGTGGTCGCGCCCACGTCGGCCGGCCTGCCCAACCGCGTGCGCCTCGCTCGTCGGGCCCATGAGGCCCGTCATGCACGGTTGCCGATCAGGTGTCTCCGAACCACCGGCCTGTGACTGGGCGTTATGGCATGCTCACCCGAGGGCGACGGAGAGGTTCGCCGTACGGACAGCCGATGCACCAGGGGTGGGACCAGCATGTTGTCGGTCAGCGCGACCGTGTTCTTCGCAATCGTCATCTACCTGCTGCTGGCCCGGCGTACTGAGGCTCGTAGCCGTGTCAACGAACGGCTGACCGCGTTTGTCTGCGTGGTGTTCGGCGTTCTCATCGCGTCGAGTTCCTGGGGGCAGATGATCTTGCACTTGGTCGGGAACGTGTTCGGAATCGTCGGCCAGGCGACCCGCTGACGCTCCGGTGTGCGCGTGCGCGGCTGACGTTCTGTCAGGGATGGGTGATGTCATGGGTGCCGTAGGCATGTCCACGTACTGGGAGTGGGACCGGGTGGCTCGGCTGGGACGGGGTGCGCTTGTCGTCGGCATCGGGGGTGGGCGGTGACTGCGCGCAGGCCTCCGGCCCGCCGGCGCAGCAGCGGGCGCCGGCCGAAGAAGGCCGCCACCGGGTCGGATGAGTTGTGGCTCTTCGTTGTCGGTGCGGTGGTTGCGCTCGCCGTGGTGGTCACGGTGTTGCGGTGGCTGGCGACCCACGTCTGGGTGCTGGTGCTGCTGGCGCTGATCGGGGCCGGGGTGGCGGTCTTCTTCGTCCGCCGACTGCTCGATCAACAGCGCGCCGAGCAGGCCCGGCAGTTGGCCGACTTGGAGCGCCAGCGCCGGCTGCGGCTGACGCTGACCGGGCCCGGGGGCCTGGACCACATGCGCCACGACGCCTTCGAGTTCGCGGTACGCGACCTGCTGCTGCGCGACGGCTGCACCGCGCATCGGGTCGGCCAGGGCGGTGACCAGAGCGCGGACGTGCTGGCCACGGATCCGATGGGCCGTACCTGGGTGCTGCAGTGCAAGCACAAGCAGGACCCGATCGGTGGCGCGCCGGTGTCGGTCGGCGTGCTGTACAGCCTGGTGGGCGCGAACGAGCGGGTGCACAAGGCCCAGGTGCCGGTGGTGGTCACCAACGGCCGCTTCACCAAGCCGTCGGTGAAGTGGGGCGCCGAGCAGAACGTGCTCCTGGTCGACCGTGATCTGCTGGGGCGCTGGGCCTCCAGCGGCCGGCCGCTGTGGGATCTGCTGCCCCGCGTCCCGGGCCCGCGCGGCGCCCAGGGCGGCTGATCCCCCCTTCGCATCCCGCGCCACCTTGCGCTCACCCCCGGAGCGGCCGATCAGCTTCAAGCCCATCGTCGCCGGCGAGCGCAGGATCTTGCCGATACTCGAGGCGTTCCACTGGTTCGCCGGCGGCTTCTTGCGCTTGCTGCTGTAGCCCTCGCCCTGGTTCCGGTACACGTGCGTCGTCGGCGTGTCGAAGCCCGCCGCCTCCAAGGCGGCGGCGATCATCCACTGACTCTGCCCCCGCACCACCAGCCGACCCATGTACCGCACCGCCTCCGACGTCACCGGATCCGGCTCCAACGTCCGCCCACCCCCGGCCCGGTCCACGATCCGGTACCCGTACGGCGGCTGACCACCCGCCCACCGATCCGTCTTCCGCAGATGCTTGTGCGCCCCCGCCACCCGCGCCTTGATCCGCTTCAACTCCATCTCCGCGAAGATCGACGCCAACATCAGGAACACCTTCGCCATCTCATTCCCGAACGAACTCCCCCTCCCCTCCCGGTAATCCAACGTGATCCCGTCATCCGCGAACACCAGAACCTTGCCGTTCTCCTCCGCCCAATGCGCCACATCCGCACAGTCCTTCGCCGACCGGAAAGCCCGGTCCACCTTCGCCCACACCAACGCATCCCAATCGTCCTTCCGATCGGTCAACCACGGCCCCAGATCCGGCCGCTTCCACGGCGCCACCTGCGCCGACACATCCAAATCCTCGAACGCCCCCACGATCTCCCACGACTGCCCCAGCGCATGCCGAGTCCCCGACTCCGCCTGCACCAGATGCGACACCTTCCCCTCATCCCCATGCGTATCCGACACCCGCGAACCCACCACCGCCCGAACCGCCACCGAAGTCGTCATACTGGCCACAGGTAGCCCCCTCCACACGAGCCGACCGCCACCACAGACCACGGCACACCCGAACGAGCGAACCATTTTGAGAAACCCGTTCGATCTGCTGGCGGATCGACTACCACATCTCATCGTCCGGCCTGGCCGAGCGCGCCCTGTGGAGCAAGGTCGAGCGGGCCGCCACGCATGCCGAGCGGTGGTCCGACCACGCGCCCGTCACGGTCGCGTACGACATCTGACCCTGGTCCGCGGGCAGTGGGCGGCGGTCAGGCAGATGATGCGGGGGCTGGCTGCGTAGTCCTCGGTGACTGAGGGGAGGAACGCTGTCGCCCATGGCCTTGCTGATCGCCGCACCGTGCCTCAGCCGCCACCGTACCGGCCCAGCGCGTCCAAAGCGTCCAAGGCGTCCAAGGCGTCCAAGGCGCCTTGGGCTGTGCGGATCCTCGAAGAGCTGAAACACTCCGGCTCCCGAAGCAGCAGTGCCATGTCACCCCAGCACAGCACGCTGGGGCGGCGGCGTCGAAACGCCGGGGCCTGCGGCCGGAGCGGCGGTCGCGGCCCACGGCAGCGCGTACCAGGAGAGCGCGACGAGAACGGTTGCACTCGGCAACTCGGCGAAGTAGGCCAGCAGTTGTGCGAGCTGGTAGTCGGAGCCGCGATGTGCCGACCACAGGTCGAAGAACGCGTCCAGGCCCAGTAGGACGGCGGTGGCCGAGGCCACCGGACTGGTGGCCGGGTGGCGGCGACGCACCAACCGGGCCAACAGGAACAGCGCCGCCACCTCCATGACATCCAGCCACACCCAGGAGTTGGAGAGGTTCCGTGCACCGAAGCGCCCCTTCACCGACAGCGCAAGCACGACGATCCATGGCATCAGCAGGAAACCCGCCGTACGGAACGCCATCGGCAGCCAGCGCCGGATTGCCGCCTCACGGACTGCGATCTGCCTCCGAAAAGTGTGCGCCGGCATCGTTGTGCGCCTTCTCCTTCGCAGTAGTTGGGTTCCAAGCGGTGTATCGGCCAGGCGTCCAGCAGGTCGAGCGTCAGTTCCAGGGCCCGCGCGGCCGGCGAGGACGGCCCCTGGGCAGCACCTCGTCGAGGGCGCATCCCTGGACGTACTCCAACACCGGGTACAGCAGCACCCCCTCATCCAGCGCCTCCTCGCCGCTGTCGAAGGCCGCAACGATCGAGGAGTGGTTGAGCGAAGCCGTAGAAAGGGCTCCCGCCGGAACCGAAGCAGCGAGGTGGGGTCGACGGCCAGATCCGGTCGGAGGGCTTTCACTGCTACCAGGCAGTCAAGACGCTGGTCTTGGGCCAGGTGCACCTCGGCCATGTCCCCGCGTCCCAAGACCGCGTACCGCCCGCTCAGGACGTGCTCTGGTTCCATCGCAACCGTCCTCACTCGTGTCGAGACGTGAGCGCCGCCATCTCAGGCCGGCAGGTCCGGACACGGTACGAAGCCTTCTTGTGAGATCTCTGTGACGCCGCCGGTACCAGTAGTGCCCCCGGCCGGGCTCTTTCCCTTCCCTTCAAGGCCACCGAAGGTGACCGTCACCGGTACAGCCGGTCTCCGACGGCTACGCCCAGGGCCGCAGCGGCACGGTCTCAGGCGTCGACAGGGGCAACGTGCTCGACTTCGACCTTTGGCAGCACGTCGACGACCTCTACTACTACACACACGCCCTGATGTCCGTACCGCCCACCCAGTGGACCAACGCCGGACATCGCAACGGCGTCCCGGTCTTCGCCACGGTGACCGCCGACTGCGCTGGCTGCGTCAACCAGGCCCAGATCCTCTTCGATGCGGACCACTACCACGAGACGGTCGAGAAGCTCTACCGGTACGCCGTCGCCTACGGCTTCGACGGCTGAGTGATCGACATGGAGAACGGCTTCGAGCCCACTCCACCGTTCTCGCCGCGGTGCAGGCACTGCTCGACAAGAAGCTGCCGGACGGCCGGCGCATGCAGGTGATCGTGTATCACGGAGGCCAGGACCGCCTGAGGCAGGATGACGTGCTGCTGCCCTACATCAAGGCGGGGACCTCCTGGCAAGCGGACTACAACCCGGACGCGCAGCCCGGACCCGACAATCCGGCAGCGGTGACCCACGGCACCCCGCAGGGACCGCCCCCGGCATCGCCTTCAACCTCGCGATGGCCCGGCACGATTCGGGGCACCTGCCCGAGGCACTGGACCTGCTGGACGAGGTGGTGGAGGAGACCGACGACACCGACGCCCGGCTGCGCCGCGCGCAGGTACTGATCGCCCTCGGGCGCGATAACGGGCACGTGGAGCTGGCGGCAGCGTGTCAGCGGCTGCCGGCATACAACGGCGCGACCGCCTTGACGGCCCCCTCCACGAGTGCCAGCGTGCTGTCCGAGCAGGGCGGATGAGGTTTTCGGCAAGGGCAGGTGCACCACCGCCGACGTTCCGGCACGGCCCGAGCCGATCCCAGTGCTAGCCGAACTCGGCTTTCCTGTGGGGTGGTTGGTGGCAATGGATCCGTGGTCGGCACGACATATTCCCCCTTTGGCATATGGGATGCCGGTCAGGACGGCCGGGGCCGACCGACCGGTCGGACGTACCATTGCACATGTCATACCCCTGGAGCGAGAGCATGGCCATGGCGAATCTCCGCCGCCGTGATCCTGCGCAATCCTGGCACCGTGTCGCACCTACCCGGGGGCGGTGCGGCCGGCGGGCGAAAGCCCCTGCGCCCCGTGGCGTTCGCGTTCGCGTTCGCGTTCGCGTTCGCGTTCGCGTTCGACGAGCATGCGGCTTGCCGGCGGCCGCGATCCAGGGCTACCGGGCATTGGTTGACCTGGTGTCATGACGCGGTCTGCGACTGGCTGTTGTCGACTGATGTTCTGTCACCCGGGGGCGGAATTCGTGGTTCCAGGGACTTGACCAAGTGGCTTGACGTGTCACTAACATGATCCGCACCAGCAGGCCGGAGGCTCTCGACCCAGCACCCTTCGACCTGCACATCAGGGCTGTTGGCGGGCAGCCGATCCATCACAGGCGCCGAGCCGGTGCCAGTTGCCATTCATGGTCGGGGATAGTCATGACGCTTGGTAAGTCGTACGCAGACTGATTTCATCGCCTCTTCTGGTCACCACGGGGTGTCTTCACGGAGGCGGCTGAACCGTGCCGCGCGGGCTCGAACCGCGTCGGCACGGCCGGATCGGCGTCTGTCGCAGCCGTCTGCCGTCATGCCGTCTGCCGTCATGCCGTCCGCCGGCCTCCATTCCGCACGAATTCCCAGCTGCGCGGGGTCCGGCTGCTGCCGTACCGGCTCGTCCCACCTGTCCGTTCGAGAAGGAATTGCTGCATGCACGGTTCTCCTCCCTTCCGTCGTCGGCGAAGGGCAACTAACGCGGTGGTCACCGGGCTGATGACCGTGGCGGGATGGCTCGGGGCGGCTGCTCCGGCCTTCGCCGACTCCACCGGCACGGTGACAGGCGGTCAGGAAAACTACTCGTACATCAACGAACGCGCTGCTCCGCACCTGTCCGCGTCCCTCGTGGGGCAGGCGTCCCCCGGCAATACGGTGAACATGAAGTGCCAGACCCAGGGCGACACCGTCGACAACGACTCCCGCTGGATCTGGTCGGGCTCCTTCTTCATCGCCGACGCCTTCATCTCGGAGAGCACCGACTCCCTGCCCGGCTGCGGCCAGTCCTCCCTGCCGATCACCATGCAGAAGCAGGTCCAGGACGAATGGTGCTGGGACGCCTCCGGCCTGACCATCGCCAACTACTGGGGCTACAACCAGTACAACCAGTACGACTTCTGCAACCTCGCGAACGAGTACAGCGGCATCAGCTGCAACGACCGACCCGCCACGCTGGACGACATGGCGGGCGCGCTGTGGGAGATGGGCTTCGCCAGCACCGGCAGCGACCTCAACCGCAGCGCCACCTTCGCGGAGACCGCCAACGAGATAGCCGACAACCGCCCGTTCGCGGTGCGCATCGGCTGGACCTCTGGAGGCGGGCACATGAACGTCATCTACGGGTACGACCCGTCCTCGAACATGATCGCCGTCGGCGACCCGTGGCCGTCTACCCAGACCTACACCTGGTGGGACTACAGCAGCTACGTCAGCAACAACTCGTTCCGCTGGACCCACTCCCGGATCGGGATCCACAACTGAGGAAGGCCGCAGCCGCAATGCGAAACAACATCCGTACCGGTCGGCGAGCGGGTCGGCTGGTCGCGCTGGCCCTGGGCGCGGCAGCGCTCATGGCCGTCGTGTCCCCGGCGGCCCAGGCCGACCAGGGGCAGGACGTCCCCGACCTCGCGGGAGCCCAGCAGGTACTGGCCTCCGACCATGTGCACAGCACCGTCTCCCAGTTCCTCGGCGCGATGGCCGCAGGCAGCCCCAGCGGTGCGCCCACCATGCCCCGGGCGGCCGAATCCCCGGTCGCCGGGCAGGCGTTCAGCATGGACGCCCCCGTCCCGCTCTACGAGCTCTCGCCCGACTTCGTCCGGGGAACGTCGTCGGTGACGCCGGGCAACACCGTGCACCTCGCCTTTCTGGCCACCCCGGTGACCAGCAAGGACGGCCACCACGCCGATGTCCTGCTCAGCCACCGGACCGGCTCGTGGGCGCTGGCCGGAGTCCGCTCCGAGAGCGAGGACACCGGCTACGCCAAGCGGGCCACGCCGGGGACCACGATCTTCACCGAGCCGCAGATCCACGCCTGGTACGAGCTCGCGGACGACAAGGTCCAGCCTCTCAACCACGAGGCGCAGGACGGGCTCGCCGGCCGCCCGAGCCTGTCGCTGGCCGAGTACCAGAAGCTGGTGCACCAGCGTTACGCCGACGAGCTGCCGGGCTCGGCGTATGACCAGAAGGGCCTGGCCGGAGGGTACGGCCTCGCCTCCGCTCAGAAGGCTCAGCAGTCGGGGCCGTCCACGGCGGAGCTCGGCGCCTCCGGTGCCGCGGCGCTGGCGCTGGCCGGCGGCACCCTGACCCTGCGCCGGCGCCGCGCGCGGAGGCAGGAGTAGATTCCGCGCGCTGACGCGGAGTCGGGTTTCCGCACGCGCCTGCGGCAGGGCACGTGGTTGCCCTGCCGCAGGTTGCACCCAGCGATCCCCGCCGCCCAGCGTCTGACGCGCCCGATCCACTCGCAGTCCCCGTCAGACGGCGGCCCGGCGCCTGCCGCGCTTGCGGCGCGGGTACGGGAAGAGCCGCGGCGAGCGCTTGGCGGCCACGTCCTCGACCCAGCCGAAGATCAGCACCAGCAGACCGATCAGCGGGATCGCCACCATCAGCGGGAACCACTGGCTGGTCAGCAGCCACTGGCAGTGCTTGTAGAAGAAGTCGACGGTCCAAAGGGGGTCGATCAGAGGGATGGACAGCACCAGCGCCGTCTCGTGCCAGAGGTAGACACTGACAGCACGTGCGTTGAGCAGGCTGACCAGGCCGTTCCAGCGTTCCAGCGGTTTCGGCCACTGCTCCCAGGACGGGCTGACGTGGAGCAGGATGGCGACGAAGCCGAAGGACCACAGGGCCTGGGCGATCGGCCAGCTCTCGATGTCGGTCGGGTTGCTCGGATCGACCGGCCGGGTGTGCAGGTACCACCAGCCGGCCACCATGATCAGCGGCGCGACGGACGGCACGACGTACTGCGGGATCTTCTTGAGCAGGCCCTCCTGGTGGGCCATGCCGAGGATCCAGCAGGAGCCGAAGGTGGTGAAGTCGGTGGCGGTCTCCCAGACCCGGCCGTAGATGAACTCCTGATCGGCGAAGAACACGTTCATGACGATCGACAGCGCCAATGGCACGAACAGCATCACCCACGGCAGTCGCCGCAGCGCCCACCGCATCAGCGGGGAGAGCAGGACGTACCAGAGGTAGGCACGCAGGTACCAGAGCGGGACGATGGTCTGCTCGGCCCAGACGTGCTCCAGATGGTGGTTGAAGCCGTGCAGGCTGACGGCGTACGGCGGAGTGCTCAACGGCACGATCCAGAACACCAGCTTGCCCCACCACCAGTTCGGGTGGCCCTCGGCGTTGGGTCCCCAGCCGTCGAGGATCTGGGCGGTGATCATGATCGCGCCGAACAGCCACATCGGCGGCAGCAGTCGGCGCAGTCGGCTCCGGATGACGCCGAGGGCGGGCCGGCTGAGCGAACGTGCCATCAGCGACCCGGCCAGCGCGAACATCACGCCCATCGACGGGAAGACGATCGGCAGCCAGAACCAGCCGAAGTTGTGGTAGATCACCACGCGGACCAGCGCCAGCGCGCGCAGCAGGTCGAGGTAGCGGTCGCGGCCGCCCCCGCGCTTGGACGGCGGCTCCGACTCCGGCTCCGGTCGCAGACCGACAGGGATGCGCAACTGGAGCGTGTCCTGGTTGCCCCCGAACTCGGTGGACGCAGTCATGGTCATGCCTCCACCGGTGCGGCGACCTCGCCGGTGCGCCGGAGCTTCTGCCAGCGCAGTCGGCCACCGGTCAGCGCCGTGATCGTGGACTGCAACAGGACCATGTACATCAGCTGCCGGTAGACCAGTTGCTGGATCGGCAGGGTGATCAGATGCCATGGCTTCTCGTGGTCGAGCCGGAAGGCGTACCAGGACAGTGCGGCCTGGAGCAGGATGAAGCCGCCCCAGCTGGTGAGGGTGACCGGGGCGTCCGCGAACAGCACGCCGTACAGCAGGAACAGGTCGACCAGCGGCGCCAGCAGCGGGGCGACCACGCCGAACAGCACGACGAGCGGCAGCCCGAGCCGGCCGAAGCGCCCGGCCGGGCCGCGGGAGGTCACGGCACGGCGGTGCTTCCACATCGCCTGCATGCTGCCGTAGCTCCAGCGGTACCGCTGGGACCAGAGCTGCTGGATGCTGGCGGGAGCCTCGGTCCAGGCGCGGGCGCGCTCGGCGTAGACGATCCGCCAGCCGTCGCAGAGCACCGCCATGGTGATGTCGGTGTCCTCGGCGAGGGTGTCGTCGCTCATCCCGCCGACCCGCTGCAGGGCCTCCTTGCGGAACGCGCCGACCGCGCCGGGTATGGTCGGGATGACGTTGAGCATGTCGTACATCCGGCGGTCCAGGTTGTGGCCGAGGACGTACTCGATGTGTTGCCAGGCGCCGATCAGGCTGTGGCGGTTGCCGACCTTGGCGTTGCCCGCGACCGCGCCGATCGCCGGGTCGCCGAACGGCTGGACCAGCTCGCGCACGGTGGACGGCTCGAAGACAGTGTCGCCGTCCATCATCACGATGATGTCGTACGAGGCGGCCGCGATACCGGTGTTCAGCGCACTGGACTTGCCGCCGTTGACCTTGCGGATCAGCCGGACGAACGGCAGGTTCATCTCCTCGACGACGTCCGCGGTCCCGTCCGTGGAGCCGTCGTCGATGACGATCACTTCGATCGGGTAGTCGCTGGCGGCCAGGGAGTTGAGGGTGTTGGCGATGCACTCGAGCTCGTTGTAGGCCGGGACGAGCACGGTGACGGGCTCGGTGACGGGCGGCCCCCAGGCGTTCCGCCGCCGGGAGCGGCGGGCGTGGATCGGTGCGAGGACTAGCATCAGCGCGAACCGGCCGAAGTTGAGGAAGCCGACCAGGGCCAGCAGGCCGACCAGCACCGGCAGGCTGTACACGCCAACCTGGGTGGCCCAGATGAATCCCTTGCCCGCCCACAGCTGGTAACCGTGCACCGGCACCATGGCGTTGGAGGCGCCGAGCGCTTCGGAGATGGTGCTGAACCGATAGCCCTCGCCCTGTAGCTTGTCGATGATCTGCCCGAGTGCGGTGACGGTCTGGGAGCGGTCGCCACCCGCGTCGTGCAGCAGGATCAGCTCGCCCGCACCGGGCTTGGGCGGCATCGCCGCCTTGACGATCTTGTCGACACCGGGACGCTTCCAGTCGTCGGTGTCAGAGTCGATGAACGCGGTGAGATAGCCGTGCGACCCCACGTACTTGACCACCGGGTAGTTCCAGTCGTCCAGCGCGGAGGCGTCGGAGGAGTACGGCGGGCGGAACAACGCGCTGTGGACGCCCGCGACGCCGGCCAGCGCCACCTGCGTCTGCGCCAGCTCCCAGGCGATCCGGGTGTGGGACTGGAACACC
Protein-coding regions in this window:
- a CDS encoding bifunctional polysaccharide deacetylase/glycosyltransferase family 2 protein, translating into MRFFMPLSLLACLLALLVLRGLASNEVFHDTRIAVSVDKTTVPDNLLKGGPIIDARGTKNANPTSYRIPEHTVVLSFDDGPSPQWTPKILEVLAAHHIHADFFVTGAMTTRNPGLIRQIVAGGNEIGVHTFTHPDLVFQSHTRIAWELAQTQVALAGVAGVHSALFRPPYSSDASALDDWNYPVVKYVGSHGYLTAFIDSDTDDWKRPGVDKIVKAAMPPKPGAGELILLHDAGGDRSQTVTALGQIIDKLQGEGYRFSTISEALGASNAMVPVHGYQLWAGKGFIWATQVGVYSLPVLVGLLALVGFLNFGRFALMLVLAPIHARRSRRRNAWGPPVTEPVTVLVPAYNELECIANTLNSLAASDYPIEVIVIDDGSTDGTADVVEEMNLPFVRLIRKVNGGKSSALNTGIAAASYDIIVMMDGDTVFEPSTVRELVQPFGDPAIGAVAGNAKVGNRHSLIGAWQHIEYVLGHNLDRRMYDMLNVIPTIPGAVGAFRKEALQRVGGMSDDTLAEDTDITMAVLCDGWRIVYAERARAWTEAPASIQQLWSQRYRWSYGSMQAMWKHRRAVTSRGPAGRFGRLGLPLVVLFGVVAPLLAPLVDLFLLYGVLFADAPVTLTSWGGFILLQAALSWYAFRLDHEKPWHLITLPIQQLVYRQLMYMVLLQSTITALTGGRLRWQKLRRTGEVAAPVEA